The Saccharopolyspora gloriosae genome has a segment encoding these proteins:
- a CDS encoding carbohydrate ABC transporter permease produces MAAALFLLPFYLLIRNGLATREEITSPQWTFLPADLHWENVAALFVDTEVPFARSLLNSAMVAVLQTGGELLLCSAAGYGLARIPYRHSGKVLGVVVATLLVPTSVTFVPSFVLVSSLGWLSDLRGLVVPGLFSALNTVLFRQFFLDFPSELEDAGRIDGLGRWGVFRRIVLPNSTGFLAAIAAITFIGSWNSFLWPLVIAQDSSSWTVQVALSGLLTAQNPQLNLLFAAAAISILPIVLLFVGLQRYLVRGVTETGVNG; encoded by the coding sequence ATCGCGGCGGCGCTGTTCCTGCTGCCGTTCTACCTGCTGATCCGCAACGGGCTCGCCACCCGCGAGGAGATCACCTCACCGCAGTGGACGTTCCTGCCCGCCGACCTGCACTGGGAGAACGTGGCCGCGCTGTTCGTGGACACCGAAGTGCCCTTCGCCCGCAGCCTGCTCAACTCGGCGATGGTGGCGGTGCTGCAGACCGGGGGTGAGCTGCTGCTGTGCTCGGCCGCCGGATACGGGCTGGCGCGGATTCCGTACCGGCACTCCGGCAAGGTGCTGGGCGTGGTCGTGGCGACGCTGCTGGTGCCGACCTCGGTGACGTTCGTGCCGAGCTTCGTGCTCGTCTCCAGCCTCGGCTGGCTCTCGGACCTGCGCGGACTGGTCGTTCCGGGGTTGTTCAGCGCGCTGAACACGGTGCTGTTCCGGCAGTTCTTCCTGGACTTCCCCAGCGAACTGGAGGACGCGGGACGCATCGACGGCCTCGGGCGGTGGGGCGTGTTCCGGCGGATCGTGCTGCCGAACTCCACCGGGTTCCTGGCCGCCATCGCCGCCATCACGTTCATCGGGAGCTGGAACTCGTTCCTGTGGCCGCTGGTCATCGCTCAGGACTCGTCGTCGTGGACCGTGCAGGTCGCGCTCTCCGGGCTGCTCACCGCGCAGAACCCGCAGCTGAACCTGCTGTTCGCGGCGGCGGCGATCTCCATCCTGCCGATCGTGCTGCTGTTCGTCGGCCTCCAGCGGTACCTGGTGCGCGGCGTGACCGAGACCGGCGTCAACGGGTGA
- a CDS encoding ABC transporter ATP-binding protein: MFDPPAAEEAGLVETAPSIGVREIFRRFWPDARPFRWYMVLSLALVLVSPLLDAAAIWMFKVLIDEVLTPRDFSMFPWVAGAYAIITIVNGVVGFGESYVTVWIGEHFLNRLRIRVFTHLHTLSVDFFDRRRLGDTLSRLTTDVASIEALVLSGITQTAASLIKIVLFAGVLFYLDWRLAVVALLVVPLFLFIARFFAQRIKSASREVAGRTGSISTVAEESLGNAPLIQAYGRESAEVRRFSRQSRSSLSAELSAARIGGLFEPLVDLLEVMAIMAIVGVGIWELSAGRITLGGLLAFLVYLSQLYQPVSNLGQLSNVVFGAAASAERILELFNQRPHVPTPHDPKPLDRVHGKLRVDQVGFHYPDTVDEVLNDVNVTADPGERVAIVGASGAGKSTLTKLLLRFYDPDRGSISLDDTDLRELDPKELRSKIAIVLQETLLLDGTIEENILAGKPDADREELVEAARAADAHDFIDSLPEGYATRVGQRGRLLSGGQRQRIAIARAMIRDAPILLLDEPTASLDAEAGQRILGPLNRLMAGRTTIVISHNLLTVTDADKILYLEHGRVTGLGTHSELLEGNNGYAHLYHLHHPSAELVPGAPAQRNGETREHT; encoded by the coding sequence TTGTTCGATCCACCGGCCGCCGAAGAGGCGGGATTGGTGGAGACCGCGCCATCGATCGGAGTCCGGGAGATCTTCCGGCGTTTCTGGCCCGATGCGAGGCCGTTCCGCTGGTACATGGTGCTGAGCCTCGCGCTGGTGCTCGTCTCGCCGCTGCTGGACGCCGCGGCGATTTGGATGTTCAAGGTCCTCATCGACGAAGTCCTCACACCGCGGGACTTCTCGATGTTCCCGTGGGTGGCGGGGGCCTACGCCATCATCACGATCGTCAACGGCGTCGTCGGCTTCGGCGAGAGCTACGTGACGGTGTGGATCGGTGAGCACTTCCTGAACCGCTTGCGGATCCGGGTGTTCACCCACCTGCACACGTTGTCGGTGGACTTCTTCGACCGGCGCAGACTCGGCGACACGCTGAGCAGGCTCACCACCGACGTGGCCTCGATCGAGGCGCTGGTGCTGTCCGGCATCACCCAGACCGCGGCATCGCTGATCAAGATCGTGCTGTTCGCCGGGGTGCTGTTCTACCTCGACTGGCGGCTGGCGGTCGTGGCGCTGCTGGTGGTGCCGCTGTTCCTGTTCATCGCGCGGTTCTTCGCGCAGCGCATCAAATCCGCGTCCCGCGAGGTCGCCGGGCGCACCGGTTCCATCAGCACCGTGGCCGAGGAGAGCCTCGGCAACGCGCCGCTGATCCAGGCCTACGGGCGCGAGTCCGCGGAGGTGCGGCGGTTCTCCCGGCAGAGCCGGTCGAGCTTGTCCGCGGAGCTGTCGGCGGCCCGCATCGGTGGTCTGTTCGAGCCGCTGGTGGACCTGCTGGAGGTCATGGCGATCATGGCCATCGTCGGCGTCGGCATCTGGGAGCTGTCGGCGGGACGCATCACCCTAGGCGGGCTGCTCGCGTTCCTCGTGTACCTCTCGCAGCTCTACCAACCGGTGAGCAACCTCGGGCAACTGTCCAATGTGGTCTTCGGGGCGGCGGCCAGCGCGGAACGCATCCTGGAACTGTTCAACCAGCGCCCGCACGTTCCCACGCCGCACGACCCGAAGCCGCTCGACCGCGTGCACGGCAAACTGCGGGTGGACCAGGTCGGGTTCCACTACCCGGACACCGTCGACGAGGTCCTCAACGACGTGAACGTCACCGCCGACCCCGGCGAGCGCGTCGCGATCGTCGGCGCCAGCGGTGCGGGGAAGTCGACGCTGACGAAGCTGCTGCTGCGGTTCTACGACCCGGACCGGGGCAGCATCAGCCTCGACGACACGGACCTGCGCGAACTGGACCCGAAGGAACTCCGTTCGAAGATCGCGATCGTGCTGCAGGAGACGCTGCTGCTCGACGGCACCATCGAGGAGAACATCCTGGCGGGCAAACCGGACGCGGATCGCGAGGAACTCGTCGAAGCCGCCAGGGCCGCCGACGCGCACGACTTCATCGACTCGCTTCCCGAGGGGTACGCAACCCGGGTCGGGCAGCGCGGCCGGTTGCTCTCCGGCGGGCAGCGCCAGCGCATCGCCATCGCCCGCGCGATGATCCGGGACGCGCCGATCCTGCTGCTCGACGAGCCGACCGCGAGCCTCGACGCCGAAGCGGGGCAACGCATCCTCGGTCCGCTGAACCGGTTGATGGCCGGGCGCACCACGATCGTCATCTCGCACAACCTGCTGACGGTCACCGACGCCGACAAGATCCTCTACCTGGAGCACGGCCGCGTCACCGGCCTCGGCACGCACTCCGAACTCCTCGAGGGCAACAACGGTTACGCGCACCTGTACCACCTGCACCACCCGTCGGCGGAGCTCGTCCCCGGCGCCCCCGCGCAGCGCAACGGTGAGACGCGGGAGCACACGTGA
- a CDS encoding FAD-dependent monooxygenase — translation MKITCVGAGPAGLYFAISAKLRDAGHDITVIERDPPGATYGWGVVYWDNLLDPLYANDAESAQQIRSASTLWQEQQIVVGGSDYGFLGGYGFSVNRSTLLDVLSERATDLGVDIRYEHGVDDLSEFADSDLIIGADGANSKVRSLHEAEFGTRVETGNNPYIWLGTDMVFDRFTFAFEQTSAGWIWFHAYPSSAGISTCIVECTEQTWKALGFDSRDNEDTVRLLEKIFAAPLDGHSLISQSRGQPARWQRFTQVLNRTWRYENVMLLGDAAHTTHFTIGSGTRLAIMDAVILAQKLHDHEHLDTALRDFDQQGRAALRPLQAAGRTSMSWFERADRYLDRTATDVAYAMAARHGYQPPWQYRMHQASQVAAVRKGMRWFDSGQRWYLACRRGEALGTRPEKATTR, via the coding sequence ATGAAGATCACGTGTGTCGGCGCAGGACCGGCCGGGCTGTACTTCGCGATCTCCGCGAAGCTGCGTGACGCCGGGCACGACATCACCGTCATCGAACGTGATCCGCCCGGCGCCACCTACGGGTGGGGCGTCGTCTACTGGGACAACCTGCTGGACCCCCTCTACGCCAACGACGCGGAGAGCGCGCAGCAGATCCGGTCGGCCTCCACGCTGTGGCAGGAGCAGCAGATCGTGGTGGGCGGCAGCGATTACGGGTTCCTCGGCGGCTACGGCTTCAGCGTGAACCGCTCCACGCTGCTGGACGTGCTCTCCGAGCGCGCCACCGACCTCGGCGTGGACATCCGCTACGAGCACGGCGTGGACGACCTGTCCGAGTTCGCCGACAGCGACCTGATCATCGGCGCCGACGGTGCGAACAGCAAGGTGCGCTCACTGCACGAGGCGGAGTTCGGGACGCGCGTGGAGACCGGGAACAACCCGTACATCTGGCTCGGCACGGACATGGTGTTCGACCGGTTCACCTTCGCGTTCGAGCAGACCTCGGCGGGCTGGATCTGGTTCCACGCCTACCCTTCCAGCGCGGGCATCAGCACCTGCATCGTGGAGTGCACCGAGCAGACCTGGAAGGCGCTGGGATTCGACTCCCGCGACAACGAGGACACGGTGCGACTGCTGGAGAAGATCTTCGCGGCGCCGCTGGACGGGCACTCGCTGATCAGCCAATCGCGCGGCCAGCCCGCGCGGTGGCAGCGGTTCACGCAGGTGCTCAACAGGACCTGGCGGTACGAGAACGTGATGCTGCTCGGCGACGCCGCGCACACCACGCACTTCACCATCGGCTCCGGCACCCGGCTGGCGATCATGGACGCGGTGATCCTGGCGCAGAAGCTGCACGACCACGAGCACCTGGACACCGCGCTGCGCGACTTCGACCAGCAGGGCCGAGCCGCGCTGCGCCCGCTCCAGGCGGCCGGGCGCACCAGCATGTCCTGGTTCGAGCGGGCCGACCGCTATCTGGACCGCACCGCCACCGACGTGGCATACGCGATGGCGGCACGGCACGGCTACCAGCCGCCGTGGCAGTACCGGATGCACCAGGCGAGTCAGGTCGCGGCGGTCCGCAAGGGCATGCGCTGGTTCGACAGCGGCCAACGCTGGTACCTCGCCTGCCGCCGAGGCGAAGCCCTCGGCACCCGCCCGGAGAAGGCCACGACCCGCTGA
- a CDS encoding sensor histidine kinase: protein MAAEAERIVAAVRAAPRRTIVLESVCFALLLAEGLLTPAFVLRDPLPLPVAVFLAVYAATLVPARRRWPVGALLATTVLAVGDSMAAASVASIVVAFTAARRVRWDWRLWSAVLITAVVKAVLVTLREEAMPLGQLVSAQALYFAIELLVPLIAGALLGARQPLVRLLRERNDYLEQARHLTAEQARSAERASIAGEMHDMLGHRLSLLSLHAGALELTAAKETPKLGDQATFVRTTAGEALTELREILGVLRSGTSEHEAFDERSGCRPDVERLVAESRAAGMPVSLDWRGADLDGVDPRTRHAVHRIVREGLTNAHKHAPGAAVVVEVTAADRILLRVGNGPGEATDRPASGLRSGLAGLEERARMLGGELAGAAAPDGGFALRAELPARPPISAPRQEIGPVREPPPVLDADVLTLPRALGAGCLLLILGLLLLGTSVALVVVAFYR, encoded by the coding sequence GTGGCCGCCGAGGCGGAACGGATCGTCGCTGCTGTGCGCGCCGCACCCCGCCGGACGATCGTGCTGGAGTCCGTGTGCTTCGCGCTGCTGCTGGCGGAGGGCCTGCTCACTCCGGCGTTCGTGCTTCGCGATCCGCTGCCGCTGCCCGTCGCCGTGTTCCTCGCCGTCTACGCCGCGACGCTCGTGCCCGCCCGCAGGCGGTGGCCGGTCGGAGCACTGTTGGCGACCACCGTGCTGGCCGTCGGTGATTCCATGGCCGCCGCGTCGGTCGCGTCGATCGTCGTCGCCTTCACGGCCGCCCGGCGGGTGCGGTGGGATTGGCGGCTCTGGTCGGCGGTGCTGATCACGGCCGTCGTGAAGGCGGTGCTGGTGACGTTGCGCGAGGAGGCCATGCCGCTCGGCCAACTGGTGTCGGCGCAAGCCCTCTACTTCGCCATCGAACTGCTCGTGCCGCTGATCGCGGGCGCGCTGCTCGGTGCGCGTCAGCCGCTGGTGCGTTTGTTGCGGGAGCGCAACGACTACCTGGAGCAGGCTCGCCACCTCACCGCCGAACAGGCCCGTTCAGCGGAGCGGGCGAGCATCGCCGGCGAAATGCACGACATGCTCGGGCACCGGCTGTCGTTGCTGTCGCTGCACGCCGGGGCGCTGGAGCTGACCGCCGCGAAGGAGACGCCGAAGCTCGGTGACCAGGCGACCTTCGTGCGCACCACCGCCGGTGAGGCGCTCACCGAACTTCGCGAGATCCTCGGTGTGCTCCGCTCCGGAACCAGCGAGCACGAAGCGTTCGACGAGCGAAGCGGCTGCCGGCCGGACGTGGAACGCCTCGTCGCGGAGTCGCGGGCGGCGGGCATGCCCGTCTCGCTGGACTGGCGCGGCGCAGACCTCGACGGAGTGGACCCGCGGACTCGGCACGCCGTGCACCGCATCGTGCGGGAAGGGCTCACCAACGCCCACAAGCACGCGCCGGGCGCCGCCGTCGTGGTCGAGGTGACCGCCGCCGACCGGATCCTGCTCCGCGTCGGAAATGGCCCGGGGGAGGCGACGGACCGTCCGGCGTCCGGTTTGCGCAGCGGCCTCGCCGGGCTGGAGGAACGCGCCCGGATGCTCGGCGGCGAGCTGGCGGGCGCCGCCGCGCCCGACGGCGGTTTCGCGCTCCGGGCGGAACTGCCCGCGCGGCCGCCGATTTCCGCGCCGCGCCAAGAGATCGGGCCGGTGCGGGAGCCGCCGCCGGTGCTCGACGCCGATGTGCTGACGCTGCCACGTGCTCTCGGCGCAGGATGCCTGCTGCTGATCCTGGGCCTGCTGCTGCTCGGCACGAGCGTGGCCCTGGTGGTCGTTGCGTTCTACCGGTGA
- a CDS encoding response regulator transcription factor — MIRVLIADDEALMRTGIRLILDNAEDVEVVAEAADGPEAVHACRSQEVDVALLDVQMPGGDGITAVAGIARESPRTRSIVLTAFGDDRNVARALRVGAGGFLLKDTGPAELIRAVRQVSDGEPILAPQITRSLIERHLLTPDAAEPARRRIAELTEAETDVLRQVGAGSSNAEIGQHLHMAVGTVKAHLSRLLAKLDCTNRVQAAILAHDAGLLND, encoded by the coding sequence ATGATCAGGGTGCTCATCGCGGACGACGAGGCTCTGATGCGCACCGGCATCCGGCTGATCCTGGACAACGCCGAGGACGTCGAAGTGGTCGCGGAGGCCGCCGACGGACCCGAGGCGGTGCACGCCTGCCGCAGCCAGGAGGTCGACGTGGCCTTGCTGGACGTGCAGATGCCCGGTGGTGATGGCATCACCGCCGTCGCCGGGATCGCGCGGGAGTCGCCGCGCACCCGCAGCATCGTGCTCACCGCGTTCGGCGACGACCGCAATGTCGCGCGGGCGTTGCGCGTCGGCGCGGGCGGATTCCTGCTCAAGGACACCGGCCCCGCGGAACTGATCCGAGCGGTGCGCCAGGTTTCCGACGGCGAGCCGATCCTCGCCCCGCAGATCACCCGGAGCCTCATCGAACGCCACCTGCTCACCCCGGACGCGGCCGAACCCGCGCGGCGGCGCATCGCCGAGCTCACCGAGGCGGAGACCGACGTGCTGCGGCAGGTCGGCGCCGGCTCGTCCAACGCGGAGATCGGGCAACACCTGCACATGGCCGTGGGCACGGTGAAGGCGCACCTGAGCCGCCTGCTCGCGAAGCTGGACTGCACGAACCGAGTCCAGGCCGCCATCCTCGCCCACGACGCAGGCCTCCTCAACGACTGA
- a CDS encoding CPBP family intramembrane glutamic endopeptidase, which translates to MLQEQPPRADQAEGVPYHLLQRTSRHRWWRTLIGFGLLTVLGGFALMATFGALAGIAVMAGFEMDVDGFADPTWELAAMMASIAALLPAVLLAARWAHRRPAGTLSSVEGRLRWRWMWRCGWWALAGFAAVTAFGLARGESLDLSGWPGWPHYLLLALITLAVVPFQAAAEEYLCRGFLLQGFASWLRTPWPGAVLTALLFVALHEYDDPLVIADLFVFAIAMSWLTIRTGGLEAAIALHVVNNVGSVLMESTQGVPGMEQAGDYSAWEVLPLTLLTVLYTWWIDRLSRRAGPPRRAESAE; encoded by the coding sequence ATGCTTCAAGAGCAACCACCCCGGGCCGACCAGGCGGAAGGCGTTCCGTACCACCTGTTGCAGCGCACGTCTCGGCATCGCTGGTGGCGCACCCTAATCGGGTTCGGGCTGCTCACCGTGCTCGGCGGGTTCGCACTGATGGCGACGTTCGGCGCGTTGGCCGGGATCGCCGTGATGGCCGGATTCGAGATGGACGTGGACGGGTTCGCGGACCCGACGTGGGAACTCGCGGCGATGATGGCGTCCATTGCCGCGCTGCTGCCCGCCGTGCTGCTGGCCGCCCGGTGGGCGCACCGCCGCCCGGCCGGAACGCTGTCCAGTGTGGAAGGACGGTTGCGGTGGCGGTGGATGTGGCGCTGCGGGTGGTGGGCGCTGGCCGGTTTCGCCGCGGTCACGGCGTTCGGCCTGGCCCGAGGAGAATCACTGGACCTCAGCGGGTGGCCGGGTTGGCCGCACTACCTGCTGCTCGCGCTGATCACGCTGGCCGTGGTGCCGTTCCAGGCCGCCGCCGAGGAGTACCTGTGCCGCGGATTCCTGTTGCAGGGCTTCGCTTCCTGGCTGCGCACCCCGTGGCCGGGCGCGGTGCTCACGGCACTGCTGTTCGTGGCACTGCACGAGTACGACGATCCGCTGGTGATCGCCGACCTGTTCGTGTTCGCGATCGCGATGAGCTGGCTGACGATCCGCACCGGTGGCCTGGAGGCGGCCATCGCGCTGCACGTGGTGAACAACGTCGGCTCCGTGCTGATGGAGTCGACCCAGGGCGTTCCGGGAATGGAGCAGGCCGGTGATTACTCGGCGTGGGAAGTCCTGCCGCTCACACTGCTCACGGTGCTCTACACCTGGTGGATCGACCGCCTCTCCCGCCGCGCCGGCCCGCCCCGGCGAGCCGAAAGTGCGGAGTGA
- a CDS encoding helix-turn-helix transcriptional regulator, with product MVGAKDRNTPKARLLGAELREIRRQAGWSCRKLAAELGIAQGTVTRYERGDRTPPVAHVSRVLGVLGVTGQAYEELIEFAETASEPNLVADSKSGLHGHLIELSEYDRSATAITHVAPLIVPGPFQTRAYVQEIMASVPAAERDVRVEMRMARREAIRSDRRFRVILAERVLRETIGSRAVMTEQIRHLRDMARRSNVSLQIIPACETRWTLAHNGSFVLFEFEKAAPTVHLEHFRGPTFLYEKDDVEAYRHELANLGAMALPPGESLDLISSIATETKRENHEDVAEQLA from the coding sequence ATGGTCGGAGCCAAGGATCGGAATACCCCGAAAGCGCGGCTGCTGGGTGCCGAACTGCGCGAGATCCGACGGCAAGCGGGTTGGAGCTGCCGGAAGTTGGCGGCCGAGCTCGGGATCGCACAAGGAACCGTCACCCGTTATGAGCGTGGTGATCGAACACCGCCGGTGGCCCATGTTTCCCGCGTTTTGGGTGTCCTCGGCGTGACCGGGCAGGCCTATGAGGAGCTCATCGAATTCGCTGAAACAGCCAGTGAGCCGAACCTAGTTGCGGACAGCAAGTCCGGACTGCACGGGCATCTCATTGAGCTCAGCGAATACGACAGATCGGCCACCGCGATCACCCATGTCGCGCCACTGATCGTGCCGGGTCCGTTCCAGACTCGTGCTTACGTGCAGGAGATCATGGCCTCGGTGCCGGCCGCCGAACGCGATGTGCGCGTGGAGATGCGGATGGCTCGCCGTGAGGCGATTCGGTCCGACCGCCGGTTCAGAGTGATCCTTGCCGAGCGCGTGCTGCGGGAAACGATCGGCAGCCGCGCCGTGATGACCGAGCAGATCCGGCATTTGCGCGACATGGCAAGGAGATCGAACGTCTCGTTGCAGATCATCCCGGCGTGCGAGACGCGATGGACGCTGGCGCACAACGGATCATTCGTGCTGTTCGAGTTCGAGAAGGCCGCACCCACCGTCCACCTCGAACACTTCCGCGGTCCGACCTTCTTGTACGAGAAGGACGATGTGGAGGCATATCGCCACGAGCTTGCGAACCTGGGTGCGATGGCGCTGCCGCCCGGTGAATCTCTGGACCTGATTTCGTCGATAGCAACCGAGACCAAGAGGGAGAACCATGAAGACGTCGCCGAGCAACTGGCGTAA
- a CDS encoding DUF397 domain-containing protein has protein sequence MKTSPSNWRKSSRSNPNDNCVEVGRAGAGAAVRDTKDRGAGYITTSAARWDDFLTALKAGRFSG, from the coding sequence ATGAAGACGTCGCCGAGCAACTGGCGTAAATCGAGTCGGTCCAACCCGAACGACAACTGCGTCGAAGTAGGACGTGCAGGAGCCGGTGCCGCCGTCCGGGACACGAAGGATCGCGGCGCCGGGTACATCACCACCAGCGCTGCGCGGTGGGACGACTTCTTAACCGCCCTCAAAGCGGGTCGCTTCAGCGGCTGA
- a CDS encoding carbohydrate ABC transporter permease — translation MSTRSRRDTRDFWLFVGPLLLGLIIFSYVPIGWSLYLSFFDARNTVTPEVFVGVGNYTAMLTNEAFLSSLVTFSAFAVGIVPLTYVAALALALAVDRVKFAKAFFRSVFFLPFACSYVVAALIWKTSLFSGVNYGLVNSVLGAFGIDPVAWTGTADPPLYWIVLITARLWLQLGFYMLLFIAALQRIPDRLYEAAWLDGAKPGWQVFRYITLPQLRGTSVAVLLLLLINAFQAFDEFYNILGDARGYPPYGRPPLVYLYYTALGSGGQDLGRGSAGAVILSVLIAVVTLVQGKVLGFGKGRDR, via the coding sequence GTGAGCACGCGTTCTCGTCGCGACACCCGCGACTTCTGGCTGTTCGTCGGTCCGCTGCTGCTCGGGCTGATCATCTTCTCCTACGTGCCGATCGGCTGGAGCCTGTACCTGAGCTTCTTCGACGCCCGCAACACCGTCACGCCCGAGGTGTTCGTCGGCGTCGGGAACTACACCGCGATGCTCACCAACGAGGCGTTCCTGTCCAGCCTCGTCACGTTCAGCGCGTTCGCCGTCGGCATCGTGCCGCTCACCTACGTCGCCGCGCTCGCCCTGGCGCTCGCGGTGGACCGGGTGAAGTTCGCGAAGGCGTTCTTCCGGTCGGTGTTCTTCCTGCCGTTCGCCTGCTCCTACGTGGTGGCCGCGCTGATCTGGAAGACTTCGCTGTTCTCCGGGGTGAACTACGGGCTGGTCAACAGCGTGCTCGGCGCGTTCGGCATCGACCCGGTGGCGTGGACGGGCACCGCCGATCCGCCGCTGTACTGGATCGTGCTGATCACCGCTCGGCTCTGGTTGCAGCTCGGCTTCTACATGCTGCTGTTCATCGCCGCGCTGCAACGCATCCCCGACCGGCTCTACGAAGCGGCCTGGCTGGACGGGGCGAAACCCGGCTGGCAGGTGTTCCGGTACATCACGCTGCCGCAGCTGCGCGGAACCAGCGTCGCCGTGCTGCTGCTGTTGCTGATCAACGCGTTCCAAGCGTTCGACGAGTTCTACAACATCCTCGGCGACGCGCGCGGCTACCCGCCGTACGGGCGGCCGCCACTGGTGTACCTGTACTACACCGCACTCGGCTCCGGCGGCCAAGACCTCGGTCGCGGCAGCGCGGGAGCGGTGATCCTGTCGGTGCTGATCGCGGTGGTGACGCTGGTGCAGGGCAAGGTGCTCGGATTCGGCAAGGGGCGAGACCGGTGA
- a CDS encoding ABC transporter substrate-binding protein codes for MSRRTLLTAFGVGALGLTAAGCGSNTGRGGSAPGSLQQWYHAYGEDGVHEAVQRYAAEYPRGEVSVQWNPGDYDSKIVTALQNSAVPDVFEGQAKVDWVRQGQVVPLDDLIADVRADFPPQVLETATVEGRLYGIPQSVDTQVLFYRKSRLAAAGVRPPETVDELIDAAKRLNSPAGNGLFVGNDGGVGVLGGPLLWSAGLDYLSADQRRTGFDDPRAATAFGKLAELNDSGGLLLGAPADWSDPSAFIDGLVAMQWTGLWNIPKVAAALGDDFGVLPFPRLDAQGAPSVPIGAYAAMVNAKSANVAAAKDFLRWLWIERTDHQTEFATGFGFHIPARDSLTAHAANLRSGPAADAVRFTREHAHLVGGPLWTSAANSALSDALFRIARQGADPVEQTRQVVTVSDTELKRLYG; via the coding sequence ATGTCCCGGCGGACCCTGCTGACCGCTTTCGGAGTGGGAGCGCTGGGACTCACCGCCGCCGGGTGCGGCTCCAACACCGGCCGGGGCGGCTCCGCGCCCGGCTCGTTGCAGCAGTGGTACCACGCCTACGGCGAGGACGGCGTGCACGAGGCCGTGCAGCGCTACGCCGCCGAATACCCGCGTGGCGAGGTGTCGGTGCAGTGGAACCCCGGCGACTACGACTCGAAGATCGTCACCGCGTTGCAGAACAGCGCCGTGCCGGACGTGTTCGAGGGGCAGGCCAAGGTCGACTGGGTGCGGCAGGGGCAGGTCGTGCCGCTGGACGATCTGATCGCCGACGTGCGCGCCGACTTCCCCCCTCAGGTGCTGGAGACCGCGACCGTCGAGGGCAGGCTCTACGGGATCCCGCAGTCCGTCGACACCCAGGTGCTGTTCTACCGCAAGAGCAGGCTCGCGGCGGCCGGTGTGCGTCCGCCCGAGACGGTGGACGAGCTGATCGACGCCGCGAAACGACTCAACTCCCCCGCCGGAAACGGGCTGTTCGTCGGCAACGACGGCGGAGTCGGAGTGCTCGGCGGGCCGCTGCTGTGGTCGGCCGGACTGGACTACCTCAGCGCCGATCAGCGCCGCACCGGCTTCGACGATCCGCGCGCCGCGACCGCGTTCGGCAAGCTCGCCGAACTCAACGACAGCGGCGGGCTGCTGCTGGGAGCGCCCGCCGACTGGTCCGATCCGAGCGCGTTCATCGACGGGCTCGTCGCGATGCAGTGGACCGGGTTGTGGAACATCCCGAAGGTCGCTGCCGCCCTCGGCGACGACTTCGGCGTGCTGCCGTTCCCGCGCCTCGACGCGCAAGGCGCCCCGTCGGTCCCGATCGGCGCGTACGCCGCGATGGTCAATGCGAAGAGCGCGAACGTGGCCGCCGCCAAGGACTTCCTGCGCTGGCTGTGGATCGAGCGCACCGACCACCAGACCGAGTTCGCGACCGGGTTCGGCTTCCACATCCCCGCCCGCGACAGCCTCACCGCTCACGCGGCGAACCTGCGGTCCGGTCCCGCCGCCGACGCCGTGCGGTTCACCCGCGAACACGCTCATCTCGTGGGTGGTCCATTGTGGACATCGGCAGCGAATTCCGCGTTGTCCGACGCGTTGTTCCGCATCGCCCGCCAAGGTGCCGATCCCGTTGAGCAGACCCGTCAAGTCGTGACCGTCTCGGACACCGAGCTGAAACGCCTGTACGGGTGA